The genomic stretch CAATATAAATGTTTTCTTCTCTTGAAAGGTCAACTGAATAAAGCATCTTATCAAGTAACTTTCCACCACGACCAACAAAAGGTTCACCTTGTAGGTCCTCGTTTTCTCCCGGACCTTCACCGATAAACATAACTTCTGCATTTGGATTGCCAACACCAAATACAACATTGGTTCTTGTCTCACAAAGACCACATTTTCTACAGTTTAAACATTGTTCTTTTAATTCATTCCAATTATCTATCATTTTTCTCTCCTAAAATTCCGTTAAAATATTGAAAATTTTGTCGAATGGGTGTAATATGATTACGGAAATAAAATTCCCAAATATTTTTGATTGGTGGTATATATTATGAAGGTATTAGTAGAAACATCTGCACACCATGTTCATGTTTCTGATGAAGCTTTAGAAGCTTTATTTGGTAAGGGTGCAACATTAACAAACAAGAAAGATTTATCACAGCCTGGTCAGTTTGCTTGTGTTGAAAAGGTAACTGTTGTTGGTCCTCGTGGTGAAATGAAAATGTCAATCCTAGGCCCTACAAGAAAGGCTACTCAGGTTGAAGTTTCACTTACAGATGCCAGAAAGCTAGGTATCGCAGCTCCTGTTAGAGAATCAGGCTGTATCGAAGGTACACCGGGTTGTAAGTTAGTTGGTCCTGCAGGTGAATATGAAATTTCTGAAGGTGTTATCGCTGCAAAAAGACACATTCACTTTACTCCTGAAAACGCTAAGGAATGTGGCGTAGAGGATAAGCAGATTGTTTCTGTTAAAATTGAAGGCACAGAACGCTCACTAACTTTTGATGAAGTTGTTGTTCGTGTTTCTGAAAACTATGCTCCGGCAATGCACATTGATACTGACGAAAGTAACGCAGCAATGGCATTTGGAGAAGTATACGGTGAGATTATTAAATAATCTTTCTTCTTATAATAGCATACTTTTTTCTAAAATAAAAGTAATTGACTAAAGGATAGGGTATTCTCTATCCTTTATTTTTTATTAAAATATTAAAATAATAATTTGCAAAATAGGAGAAAGTGTGATAGAATAGGGAAAACTTTATGTAGAATGTTGTAAAGTAATATAGCAAAAGCAAAAAAATTGCAATATATCACAAAATAGTAAAAAAAGTTTTACAAAAAGGTTGACTGATTGACAGCCATATGATATAATCTTAATTACCTCGAATAGGGGTTTATTTTTTGTGCCCCAATGAGGGAGGCTATATTATTCTAATAGGAATAATCGGGAGGTGCCGTTAATGAGAGTAAAAGTAACAATGGCCTGCACAGAGTGCAAACAGCGTAATTACAACACAATGAAAAACAAGAAAAACAATCCTGACAGACTTGAAATGAACAAGTACTGCAGATTCTGCAAGAAGCATACTCTGCACAAGGAAACAAAGTAATCGGAGGATAGTTATGGCTGAAAAGAACAAGGCTTCTAAGAAAGCTACAAAGAAGAAGAAAAATGTCTTTTCACGAATCATCTCTTACTTCCGAGCTTGTATCGGGGAATGTAAAAAGATTAGTTGGCCAACATGGCAGCACACAACAAGAAATTTCGGCATTGTTCTTGTCGTAATCATTCTTTGTGGACTTGTTATCTTTGGTGTAGACAGAGGTCTTTATGCATTGCTTGATCTTGTAATGGAAACTGCCAACACTTAAGGCATAACTTTGAGAAAGAAGGTTTAGTATGCCAGAAGCAAAGTGGTATGTTGTTCATACTTATTCAGGATATGAAAACAAAGTTGCCTCAACTCTAGAAACAACTGTTGAGAACCGTGGACTTCAGGATATGATTCACGATGTAAAAGTTCCAACAGAAACTGTTGTTGAAGAAGTAAATGGCAAACAGAAGGAAACAGAGCATAAGCTTTAT from Ruminococcus bovis encodes the following:
- a CDS encoding PduL/EutD family phosphate acyltransferase, with translation MKVLVETSAHHVHVSDEALEALFGKGATLTNKKDLSQPGQFACVEKVTVVGPRGEMKMSILGPTRKATQVEVSLTDARKLGIAAPVRESGCIEGTPGCKLVGPAGEYEISEGVIAAKRHIHFTPENAKECGVEDKQIVSVKIEGTERSLTFDEVVVRVSENYAPAMHIDTDESNAAMAFGEVYGEIIK
- the rpmG gene encoding 50S ribosomal protein L33, which translates into the protein MRVKVTMACTECKQRNYNTMKNKKNNPDRLEMNKYCRFCKKHTLHKETK
- the secE gene encoding preprotein translocase subunit SecE, whose protein sequence is MAEKNKASKKATKKKKNVFSRIISYFRACIGECKKISWPTWQHTTRNFGIVLVVIILCGLVIFGVDRGLYALLDLVMETANT